A window of Oncorhynchus masou masou isolate Uvic2021 chromosome 16, UVic_Omas_1.1, whole genome shotgun sequence genomic DNA:
cacagagagaacatTCGCTAAGTGCCTTCGTTGGAGCATGTTTCACACGGCGGTAGGATCGAACGAAAGGATCGAACGGCGGTAGGATCGCTGCTCTCGGATCAGCTTTCTtccattcaaatcttaccttaacattggaattattccacaatactgacgATGGATCAGCTACCTAGAGAGATATTATCACCTACggctgcaaatattgaggcgGCTTAATCTAATGCCTACCCTATAACAAGGAGCTTTATCAAGATGTGGAACGTCACTGTGCACATGTTAGGCTACACATCATTAAATAGGAGGCAAAAATTGCAGACAGGAGCCaaatagtaaaataaaaacaaaattgaATGAACATGAAATTGCTTTCAGTATCGTCGAAATACGATCTGTAGGTAGGATATTTATCTTTTAATGCTGTCGTCTCATTTCATTGGAAGCATATTTTTTCCTTCACTTGTTTGTATGAATTGCAGAGACATTGGCAACTTTTGTATTTGTACTCAACATCGTTCTGAAGTTTTCGGCGGTCACAGAGAGACGGATAAACATCTTCTTGATTCTTTGTTTAGCGGAGGTTTTCTGTGTATAAAGTGACGCGGTAGGTATCTAACGACGTCCTTTGCTGTTCACACGCCGAGGCATTCGGACGCAGTCAGTAAATAACAAGCGTTTTTCAAGTACAATTTTAGTAACgttggttttgggaaacagctcttGAGATGCTCCTACGAAGTTACTAACGATGAAATGAGTCTTTAGATGCTCTTGGGAACCTGGCcccttttgttttgttttatgctGAATAGAAACCCAGATGAGCTCTGGGTAAGAGCTCATCTGAAGTAAGAAGTCCCCTAGAATAGGACCAGTGTCACTTTAAACCAGTAGAGCTGCATGGTTACTATAACAGGGCTTCAGGTAGAGCTGCATGGTTTCTATAACAGGGCTTCAGGTAGAGCTGCATGGTTACTATAGCAGGGCTTCAGGTAGAGCTGCATGGTTACTATAGCAGGGCTTCAGGTAGAGCTGCATGGTTACTATAGCAGGGCTTCAGGTAGAGCTGCATGGTTACTATAGCAGGGCTTCGGGTAGAGCTGCATGGTTACTATAGCAGGGCTTCAGGTAGAGCTGCATGGTTACTATAGCATGGCTTCAGGTAGAGCTGCATGGTTACTATAGCAGGGCTTCAGGTAGAGCTGCATGGTTACTATAGCAGGGCTTCAGGTAGAGCTGCATGGTTACTATAGCAGGGCTTCAGGTAGAGCTGCATGGTTACTATAGCTGGGCTTCAGGTAGAGCTGCATGGTTACTATAGCAGGGCTTCAGGTAGAGCTGCATGGTTACTATAGCAGGGCTTCAGGTAGAGCTGCATGGTTACTATAGCAGGGCTTCAGGTAGAGCTGCATGATTACTATAGCAGGGCTTCAGGTAGAGCTGCATGGTTACTATAGCAGGGCTTCAGGTAGAGCTGCATGGTTACTATAGCAGGGCTTCAGGTAGAGCTGCATGGTTACTATAGCAGGGCTTCAGGTAGAGCTGCATGGTTACTATAGCAGGGCTTCAGGTAGAGCTACATGGTTACTATAACAGGGCTTCAGGTAGAGCTGCATGGTTACTATAGCAGGGCTTCAGGTAGAGCTGCATGGTTACTATAACAGGGCTTCAGGTAGAGCTGCATGGTTACTATAGCAGGGCTTCAGGTAGAGCTGCATGGTTACTATAGCAGGGCTTCAGGTAGAGCTGCATGGTTACTATAGCTGGGCTTCAGGTAGAGCTGCATGGTTACTATAGCAGGGCTTCAGGTAGAGCTGCATGGTTACTATAGCAGGGCTTCAGGTAGAGCTGCATGGTTACTATAGCAGGGCTTCAGGTAGAGCTGCATGGTTACTATAGCAGGGCTTCAGGTAGAGCTGCATGGTTACTATAGCTGGGCTTCAGGTAGAGCTGCATGGTTACTATAGCAGGGCTTCAGGTAGAGCTGCATGGTTACTATAGCAGGGCTTCAGGTAGAGCTGCATGGTTACTATAGCTGGGCTTCAGGTAGAGCTACATGGTTACTATAACAGGGCTTCAGGTAGAGCTGCATGGTTACTATAACAGAGCTTCAGGCTGGGGAAACATgtgcgatttaaaaaaaaatccccaaACGTCCCCAAAAGTAACGATGTGATAACATCAGATATGGTTTGATAGTACGTTTTGGGTTACAAGCGTCTCGtatgcacagatctaggatcagcttcacTCTCCTTTAACCCCGATCTTGAGCATTTAGAGGTCACATACAGAACTGACTGTGGATCAGTGTCTAGGAACAATGTCATCCCACTCCTTCATAGTACTTGCCATAAAAACCCAGCTTCTATGTCAGTTTTGTCTCTCTGGTTGATTAGCATAATTAGCATTAGCTAATGCTAGCATTAGAATAATTATCATTAGCGTCCAAAGTGTTAATTTGTGTTACCCACTGTGACGTACATACCTAGCACCCTGTGCTCATAAGAGATGTCTATTATTAACACAAAACTATAGAGATCACTTTTAAAACTTGTGTAAAATATGTATAAAGACATAGCATTACTGTTTATCGTTTATTTAGACTTTTTGTTTGTTATTATTCTAGGTTGAAATTGACTGTTTTATGTTTTACAAAAGCACTCAGTTGAACTGTAAATAGGGCTGTTTCTATGGTAACCACTCTTATTTTTACTGTATTTTAGTATAACAAATGATTATTTTATCTCTTCAAACACATCAAGGCCATTTGGAATCTAAACTGCCTCAGCCAAGAGTCAATGGAGCGATCTTGTTttttgaggaaaacatttaaaaaaaaaaaaatgttttaactaaAATGTACACCGTTGTGTAAGACAATCATATTTCTCAGGTTGGGAAATAACGAGAGCTTCACCCCAACTCTTCTTCTGTGACTCTGAAGACAGGATGGTTTGTAGTCTTTCTTTCGGTTGGtcaggctgtatactgtagttctCTGTAAACAGACTGAGGACACCTGCTTCATACAGGGTTGGAGACTGCGGAACACATTTGCTGCATTCATTTCGTATGAACTAATGTTTCAAGAAATATTCTGTGAAATTTAAAAAGCTTTCATGCTACTATCATAAAGGGAAGATCAGCCAAATTAATCTACTGTAATAACTACTAATCAAACTACTGTACAACACCATTTTTATTGAAAGCTACAAAATAAATGGAATGATTTATATATTTTCAATTAGCATAATATTAATTAGGCTTTTTAGCGATGGTGAATCCAGGAGATGAGTTTCAGCAGTGAACTGCATGTTTTGTAAAAGTCTTTTCTGTTGGAATGTGAGAAAGAGCAAGTCTTCCCTTAGATGTTTTTCGATACATTTTGACGAGTTATTCCTTGACGAAGTCAGATGAAATAAGTACTGTTATGATCAAACTGTTCATTGCCATGTGTTTAGATAAGAGCTCTCCCATTATAGGGCTGCCATGTGATTGGTCCGTTGATGATTTTAACCTATCGGGAGATTTTGATTGGTATCCAAGTCTTTTGATTGGGTAATTGGTTAATAAGTCACTGATTGACAGCTCAACCTCTCCTGACACTAGTATTTCTTGTTCCTAATTAGAACATCATTTAGGCTTCAGACTGTACAATCTCACGGTTCTGCCTCGGGTTCTCGCTAATGGGGTCTAGTACAAAAAATAAAATCAAAAGAATAGATTTTTTTTTGAAGTGTCATTTTTTTCTAGAACAACTGATTTGTAGCTATGAGAGGAGATGATTTGTAATATTTTTCAGTCTGCCATTTTGTGCCATGTTTTTCTCTGCGTGGGAGTTTGATTTGGAACCTGTGTTTTAAAACAACTTCTGTGCTAAACCAGAAGACATGACGAACTTGGTATGCATATGAaatatcaccctattccctagtgcaggAGTTTCCCAAACTCCAACCAGGTGCACGGTTTGATGTTTACGTAGcagtacacagctgattcaaataaccaactcatcatcaattATTTGAATCCGCCGTGTAGTGCtatggcaaaaaccaaaacgtgtacCAGGGGGCCccgggaccgagtttgggaaaccctgccctagtgcattacttttgaccacagcGTTGTGCTGAACctagacaaaagtagtgcactatatagggaacagggtgccatttcagacacaaccCTAGTGTTAATGCTAACTCCTCCTGTAGTTACAAGCATTACTGTAAAGTGTTTTTTCATGAATTTAGCTGAGACCAGATAGATACTCTAAAAGGATGAATAAATGTACTAGGCCACAGATGATTTTgggaagaaaaataaataaactttcTTTGTAGTTCTGTGTCTTCTCTGAGTTAAATGTGGGAGGAAACGCTGACTTGAGCCCACTGATTAACACTAAACAACACATGCGAACCCTTCTGTACTGAAGAACtgacagggtggcaggtagcctagcagttaagagagTTGagacagtaactgaaaggtttctgGTTCGAACCCACGACCTGACCATGtgaaatctgtcaatgtgcccttgagcaaggcacgtaaccctaattgctcctgctCAATGATACATTAAAATGAATTCAGAACTTGAGCAAATCTGCCCTCTGCTGGTAAAGCTGTTGAATGTACAGTATTTTGCTGAGAAAACAGAATAACATTTCAAAGTGGACTAACGGTATTGGGGAAAACAAATGTAACAGGTACCGTTTAAGCCACTGGTCAGTAGATGTGTGGTTGTGGTGAGGGGTGTCAGTAAATGTGTGGTTGTGGTGAGGGGTGTCAGTACGTGTGTGGTTGTGGTGAGGGGTGTCAGTACGTGTGTGGTTGTGGTGAGGGGTGTCAGTACATGTGTGGTTGTGGTGAGGGGTGTCAGTACGTGTGTGGTTGTGGTGAGGGGTGTCAGTACGTGTGTGGTTGTGGTGAGGGGTGTCAGTACATGTGTGGTTGTGGTGAGGGGTGTCAGTAGATGTGTGGTTGGGTGAGGGGTGTCAGTACGTGTGTGGTTGTGGTGAGGGGTGTCAGTACGTGTGTGGTTGTGGTGAGGGGTGTCAGTACGTGTGTGGTTGTGGTGAGGGGTGTCAGTACATGTGTGGTTGTGGTGAGGGGTGTCAGTACATGTGTGGTTGTGGTGAGGGGTGTCAGTAGACAAAACAGTTAAGCTGACTGTTGGTAAGGTCATGACCTGTAAATCAGACAATTTGAACCTGACCTTAACACTGTcaagaacacaacacaccactgttCTGAACAAACACACCACTgttccttctcacccccccccttaaatgatttagatgcactattgtaaagtggctgttccaccggatgtcagaaggtgaattcaccaatttgtaagtcgctctggataagagcgtctgctaaatgacttaaatgtaaatgtaaaaacacaCCACTGTTCTGAACAAACACACCACTAGCCTCAATCACCAGGATTCCACACACAATGAACCAGTCTACGCAGTATGGTAACACATACTAGACTAATTCAACACAGACAACACTAGTttatactttttattttattttccccGAGTGCCTGTGAGACACAAAAGCAAGTGTGGGTGTGTAGGGAGGGAGAACGCAATTGTCTTAAAGTAAAGCCTGATTAACTAAGGATATGAGCTGTCTAGAAAGAGCTAGTAACTTAATCATGTACAAATACACCCCTGCCTGTCCAGGGTCCACCGGCTGTTCAGAGCCAGATGTGGGTTACACCCCTGCCTGTCCAGCGTCCTATCCACAGGCTGTTCAGAGCCAGATGTGGGTTACACCCCTGCCTGTCCAGGGTCCTAGCCAGATGTGGGTTACACCCCGGCCTGTCCAGGGTCCTATCCACCGACTGTTCAGAGCCAGATGTGGGTTACACCCCTGCCTGTCCAGGGTCCACCGGCTGTTCAGAGCCAGATGTGGGTTATCGATGTCTTTCAGCTCATGACTAACAGTGGAAGTGCTATTCCTGGTATAACACATGTCACATCCAGTCCAACACGTCTTACAGACCAACCAATATTCACACagctaaataaaaaataaaaaaatgtgtttggTATTTTCTGCGATCAACCCAACTTGttctccacacacatacacaagttACCACAGCACTGAAAATATATCCTTTTTCGATGCAGACTCAAAATTAAAGCAAAAACAAGCAGGTTTTATTGCATCATTCGAACCTTCCGTCTATATATAAATTGTATTTCCTTTCAGTGCGTCTCAAAATATGTTCCACCATGTTAAGACTTCAATATTATCTGCCTCGTCTTTCTCAAAAGGAACCACATGGAATGTGGAACTGATAGAATCTCTACAGAATGGCAGGACAGGTTCCAGGGGTCGTAACCTTTACATGCCTGGGATTCCACAAGCAGCCAAGACAATGTAGAACAACAGACATGGCTCTCTGAGGTAAAAATCCTTTGTTGACATCTCCAGTGGACtccagggttgtattcattaggacacagtgtaccaaacagttttgcaacagaaacaaaaattagcatttcttattggacaagtgcAGGTAGTCCCTCAGTAGTCAGTTTCTTCCATTTGGTgactaatgaacacgacccagctAAAGTTATGCACAACaggaagtgtactgttagcttcaGACATTCCTATACTTGTCACTCtttcatccttccctctctcctccaccactcctcctttCATCTCATCCATCCCCCACGGTTCATTGGCATGCCAGGGGGTGGCAGGGGCACCTGGGGCTGGCCTGGCGGTGGAGGGTACCCCCCAGGAGGCATGCCCATCCCCGGAGGTGGTACCCCGTGTCCTGGGGGCATGCGTGGAGGGGGGTACTCAGGGTAGTTGTAGCCTGGTGGAGGGTAGGccggagagggagggggcaggttGGGGGGTGGGTAGGCGCTGGGTGGGGGACCAGGGGGTGGAGCGTTGGGGTAGACATGAGGATGATAGGGCATGGGGGGACCGTAGTTGGGGGGCATGGGGGGGTAGGATGGTTCCCCTGTCTTCATTATAGACTGTAGGCTCTGGAAGCCTTCCCCTGACATGTAGGAGCTAGAGGTGGACATTCCCATGATGTAactagagggaggaggaggaggggggcggTGGGGCAGGGGAGGGGGCTGGTGGGGGGGTGGCGcatgagaggggggagggggaacaGGCTCGCTACCCGCGGCTGGCTCAGCTTCAGGAGGCACTGGGGGAGCCTTAcgatctgagaggagagagaaagagagagtgaaggagaggggagagagcgaagcgagagggaagagaggagaaagagagaaagagagaggggagagagcgaagcgagagggaagagaggagaaagagagagagaagtgaagtAAGGTCAACAATCATAGGACTGAAAGCTTTGACATTCCTGTTCAACTAGACAGCACTTTAGAGACCCAACTGTCACTTTAAAACCGTAAAGAATTCCTAGTAATCCCATAGATAGACTACACACTTCCTGTGAAGTGCTCATTAACAAGTTGAAGCAGTAATCAGATTGGTCAGAGGGCAGGAGGTAAGGAGGGGGTGGTCTGTTCTGATTGGACGGTTAGTTACATAACCAGGATTCTAAGAAGGCCTGTTGTGCTCTAAGCAGCCTCTCACCAAAACCATGTCCATCATTAAAAACACACAACATAAAGATACCACTTCATCCATCATATGACAACAGGCCAGATTCTCTCTCACTAGCTACTGCTGCTATGCATATAATGAGTAACCTACTGAGTAGTAAGACACTCACCAGGCAGCGGTTGTGAAGCGGGCAGGGGGGGCATAGGGTTCTCCAACCGTGGAATCTTAGAACCCACTTGTTCTGGAGGTTTAGGTTCCTCTTTTGGAGAGGTCTGACAAAACAGAAAGAATACTCTGCTGCTTCAAGCAGGCACACACGCTCCTCGTTCAACTTTAGACCACTTGAGGAATGAAAACGACCAACTACACACAAGCTGTTATCGGGGGGTTATCTGTTAGAGTTGGGCAGTGTCCACATTTTCATACCGTCTCTGTACCATACCGGGGTGCATGGTATTACAGAATGTGTACACAGGGGGGGGGTGCCATTACGCACAAAACCATTTAGgcaacagggatcttgatccaggagggggggggggggttgaatgtctctgctgtgaccaagaagcttgatcttaACATAGAGCCACTTAGCTAGCTGGTTAGCAAACCAGATGCATAGCTGGAGACCTGACTTGGATATCATGTCTTTGACAAGTATTAGATTTCTGATAGTTATACATAACTTAGTTATAAATCATACTGTCAGTATTTCAAAATATACTGTTTATAACAGGGTATCATCTAATACCTATCGTGTTAGTCATGGATACTACTCGGACACATTAAATAATTAAACATTAATGATCCACAGATAATGTAATTGCATATGTCACCAGCTGACAAAGACACGCTGCCATCACTCACATGTGAGCGTTTCGGATGGCGTGGGGGGCTGCCTTGGGGGGAGATCCTCTTGGGTGGAGGGGGTAGTGGGACACCCCCTGGAGGCTGTGGGGGGGCTGGGCCAGGAGGCTGGGGGGGTCCTCTCTGCTTGGTCTCCTGCTCCAGACCCGAGGGGATGGGGGTCTTCCCCTGGGAGTACAAGTCCAGGATCTGATGACAGATGTCTAGGACGAGATGACAGCAGTGCACAGGGGTTAGGTATGATGTGCCTGTACAGAACTACAGTTTTCATTTCTCCTAGATGCTGATTAGCGTTAAGGGATGAATAGGACTCAATAGGAGTAGGAACATGAGCAGAACTTGTAACCATTACACCATAAGTACATAAGTAGGGATAAAGTGACCTGGCAACATGATAAGTCAAGACGCTTTAAAAATGGTGCAACACTGTGCTTTTGGGAGTCACCGTCTTAAAATGTGTGTCAGGGAAGTGTTACAATGCAAAGAGACGAAGACGTAACCTTGACGTCATACCTTCCAGCAGCTCCACTGGGACGTCCTGGACAAACTGCTCCCACCATCGCCGTGGAGACTGCTTGGATGTCCACTCCTGGAGGTCAAACTTACACAGCCGTCCAGCCAGGTACATGACTGCTACAGCTATGATCTCTGATTCCCACTGCAGGGACAGCATGGTGCACAgactggggggggagagagaggtaggaacAGAGAGAACCGTAGAGATCTGGAGCTAAATACAGTCCTACAATACTAGTCAATGAAAATTGTAAGATGAGAAGGTGACAGGAAACAGGAAATAAGGACTACTGGTGTTATGTTTGGCTCACCTGTCGTTGACGAAGGTCCAGGCCATCTGCACCAGCTTCTGAACTTTGGTTTTGTCACCTAGAAAAATAAAACGCTGTTTTTCACAATTGCATAAGGAGGAACACATCATTGCCTGGTGTGGCCAAGACAGGACCTAGATGTTTTCAAGGTGAAAAAAACATGACTCACTAGTGCTATTTGGAGAGGAGACAGCTTAAAGGATACTAGTAACCACTTCAACATAAAGACTTGGAGATGACAGTTGGAAATGAAGTCAAACTAAGATGGAAACACCTTTCAGACCTTTGAGCTGTTTGGCGTATCGCAGCAGAAACATGTAAGGGTGTTCCACTTGCAGGTCAAACTTGATCGTCTGTAGCAGGATCCTCTCTAGAACCATAACCTCTTCCTGTTGATGGCGAAAATCCTATGATACATCCCAGGACCCAAGTAAGAGCATAAAGTAAAAGGAAACACACAAGGGCTTTTCACACTACTATCAAACTGAGCTGTACTGAGCAGGCCTGGTTAAGCATTCAAACAATTGAGTGAACTGTGCTGAAAAGGACAGTGTGAAAAGTATAGCCTATTAAAACTAAATTATTGCcaacaatagaatgttatatTTAAGGGGGATACAACCGTCCCAGCTCCACATATTTTGCTGTGAAGAGAccgagtcattagatcatttattttggtactgtccatatgtagcttgtttttggtcacaggtacaggaatggctgaagaattgtgACATTTACCTacagctaactctgcagatagcaatactgggtgatttgaaaaatAATAGTCAAaacgatcaataatataataattttagcaacacaaaaatatacatatatataatttACAATCCGTAGAAACTGATAGAAAGTTTCAGAacttgtgaagcatcacagcacagctgAAAAATATATGACAAATataaatccaaaatggatggtgttaatagatggatgggaggggttgaatggagctgaaggttgggactAATAAACAACAAGATATCAACTGTAAAACATACTGTCTGTAAAATGTCTATAGGTTCAGAACTTCTGCGAAACAGCACAGTtcaaaatatatggcaaatagaaatcaaactggaagGACAccagaaagagatgggagaggtaggACAccagaaagagatgggagaggtaggACAccagaaagagatgggagaggtaggACAccagaaagagatgggagaggaaggacaccagaaagagatgggagaggtaggACAccagaaagagatgggagaggaaggacaccagaaagagatgggaggagaag
This region includes:
- the LOC135557926 gene encoding cyclin-K-like isoform X1, with amino-acid sequence MIKSSSSAGPSSSSHQMKENNHPSSGQAFLDHIKPCWYWDKKDLSHTPSQSEGLDPATEARYRREGARFIFDVGTRLGLHYDTLATGIIYFHRFYMFHSFKQFPRYVTGACCLFLAGKVEETPKKCKDIIKTARSLLNDIQFAQFGDDPKDFRHQQEEVMVLERILLQTIKFDLQVEHPYMFLLRYAKQLKGLKGDKTKVQKLVQMAWTFVNDSLCTMLSLQWESEIIAVAVMYLAGRLCKFDLQEWTSKQSPRRWWEQFVQDVPVELLEDICHQILDLYSQGKTPIPSGLEQETKQRGPPQPPGPAPPQPPGGVPLPPPPKRISPQGSPPRHPKRSHTSPKEEPKPPEQVGSKIPRLENPMPPLPASQPLPDRKAPPVPPEAEPAAGSEPVPPPPSHAPPPHQPPPLPHRPPPPPPSSYIMGMSTSSSYMSGEGFQSLQSIMKTGEPSYPPMPPNYGPPMPYHPHVYPNAPPPGPPPSAYPPPNLPPPSPAYPPPGYNYPEYPPPRMPPGHGVPPPGMGMPPGGYPPPPGQPQVPLPPPGMPMNRGGWMR
- the LOC135557926 gene encoding cyclin-K-like isoform X2; translation: MIKSSSSAGPSSSSHQMKENNHPSSGQAFLDHIKPCWYWDKKDLSHTPSQSEGLDPATEARYRREGARFIFDVGTRLGLHYDTLATGIIYFHRFYMFHSFKQFPRYVTGACCLFLAGKVEETPKKCKDIIKTARSLLNDIQFAQFGDDPKDFRHQQEEVMVLERILLQTIKFDLQVEHPYMFLLRYAKQLKGDKTKVQKLVQMAWTFVNDSLCTMLSLQWESEIIAVAVMYLAGRLCKFDLQEWTSKQSPRRWWEQFVQDVPVELLEDICHQILDLYSQGKTPIPSGLEQETKQRGPPQPPGPAPPQPPGGVPLPPPPKRISPQGSPPRHPKRSHTSPKEEPKPPEQVGSKIPRLENPMPPLPASQPLPDRKAPPVPPEAEPAAGSEPVPPPPSHAPPPHQPPPLPHRPPPPPPSSYIMGMSTSSSYMSGEGFQSLQSIMKTGEPSYPPMPPNYGPPMPYHPHVYPNAPPPGPPPSAYPPPNLPPPSPAYPPPGYNYPEYPPPRMPPGHGVPPPGMGMPPGGYPPPPGQPQVPLPPPGMPMNRGGWMR